From the genome of Mesorhizobium japonicum MAFF 303099, one region includes:
- the groES gene encoding co-chaperone GroES — protein sequence MTFRPLHDRILVRRIEAEEKTAGGIIIPDTAKEKPQEGEVIAIGPGARDESGKLTPLDVKAGDRILFGKWSGTEIKLNGEDLLIMKESDVMGVIEQTATVKKAA from the coding sequence ATGACGTTCCGTCCATTGCATGACCGTATCCTGGTCCGCCGCATCGAAGCCGAGGAGAAGACGGCCGGCGGCATCATCATCCCCGATACCGCCAAGGAGAAGCCGCAGGAGGGCGAGGTGATTGCCATCGGCCCAGGCGCCCGTGACGAGAGCGGCAAGCTCACGCCTCTCGACGTCAAGGCGGGCGATCGCATCCTGTTCGGCAAGTGGTCCGGCACTGAGATCAAGCTCAACGGCGAGGATCTGCTGATCATGAAGGAGAGCGACGTGATGGGCGTGATCGAGCAGACCGCGACGGTCAAGAAAGCCGCCTGA